One Triticum dicoccoides isolate Atlit2015 ecotype Zavitan chromosome 3B, WEW_v2.0, whole genome shotgun sequence genomic window, TTGAATGTGGCCTTGTAACCATAGCTGTTGAAGCCATGCAAGTTACCTGTGCAGGTCATGCTGCTTGCAACAGTTGTCAGGTGTTCTTCGAGAACTGATTTTGTAACCATTCCAACTGCCTTGGAAAGGTGCTGGAAGGGATGGTCGAAAGGATAAAAAGAAGAAGAGCAGAACATGAGTAATTTTTAAATAGAAGCTACTGAATTCATCAGGAAGGTAAAAAAAAAGCAAGAACTTGCTGGACCTGTGTGACTCGACCGAAGGCTGAGGAAATTCCAAACCCTTCCTGAACTCGTTGGATGCTGTAGGGCACAGACCTGGTAGTGTCGATCAGATCCATCACAGGGGTGCAAGCATCCATTGCTGTTCCCCAGACATCACCACTCTCCCCAGTTGAGTTTTTATCCATTGTGATTACCAGCGCCAGTTCGCCCTTCTGTTCTATACCGGAGTTCTGGACCCAACACGTGTCTTGTGGTTCAACCCATATTATGTTCACCTCCTGAACTCGTGGATCTCCTGGGAGAAAATGCAAGAGAACATCTGTTTAGTAAGAAGAATTGCATAAGACGTAACTATCAACATATTTATCTGGATTTTCTATATGCATGATACCTAGTATGACTACGAACTTTTGGTTTACCTTTTATGATTGTGTCCAAGAGTATAGGAGAAATGGTATTGGCCATCAACTGGACAACTCGCGCAGAAGATTCATCCATTCGTGTGGTGACACTTTCAGTTAGGAAAAACTGCAAACAAGAGACCTGTTCCTCGTCATCTGCATCCTGGTAGCACATACATTCACTGCAAAGAAGAAATGTCAGATTATGTTCAGAAACTAGAGAATAGATCATTTAAAATTCATGCTTGATTTTCTCAATATAGCATGCCTAAATACCCAATGAAAGGCATTATTCAACTTAAGTTACCAAATAAAGAACTCAAATCTTAGTGGATCTAAAAATTAAATCCAACCATTGGAATATTCTTTCAGAAGAAGTTACTATTTCAAGGTTAAAACAATAAAAGGTCGTAGCACCTTGAGATCACAACTCTCTTCATAAGTTGATTCACCTGCCCCTTATTCTTTCTGCATCTATATATTTCTTTCTGGCATTTCTGAAGAATACCTTCCATACTTATGTTCATTTCATCCAGTTGCTTCTGTAAGGGCACAAAATGATTTCTTCAACATATAGTCTTGATGATAATGCTGAAACAGTTATACTATTTGAAAAGTAGGAGAAAAGTTAAAATACCTTGTCAAGGTGAATGTGGCCAACAAGACCATGTGTTGGTTGAATATTTTGTTGTTGATAACTGAAACAAGACAACGATTGTGAGCCTCGCACAGTATACACTGAAATGTGCAAGAAGTAGTTACTTTGATTTGATTTTGGCTTATAACTTTATAACACAGTGTAAAGCTGAAACTTGTGATAAATAATTATGGAAGTATGAACGGTACATACTGGATTGAGATCTCAGTAGCACAGTCTTCTACTTCGGTCCTCTTTAAGCAGGCTTGAACTGCGAGTGATGCTCTCTCCATGCAAAAATTATCCCCACAGGAGCATTTGCTCAGATACAGAATTATTTTTTGGTCATTTTCATTTCGAGAGCTAGCTCTTGTGAGTAGTACTTCCTGCAGATGCAACAACCACAAGTCAAAACATATGAACTGAAGTCTTAGATGGAACTGGTCAAATGAGCCTCTCACCTTCATTGAGTCCCATGAGGCCATGTTGTTCTGATTTGGGTCTAACACTGCCTTGTATGCAGCATTTGTAACCGCAGTGGCTGCCAAGATACCAACGGGATCTCCTGGTGTCACAGAACTCGATGAGTTTGTTGAGTCAAACTTGACAACTGAATTTCCACACAAGTTTCTTATGGTTCCATCATAGCATGCTACAACATCTCGGAGCATTGCCATCATGTTCTTGAAGAGAACGCCTGGCTCCACAAGTCCTTTAGATGCGCGTATTGTCTTCTCCCTTGCAGATATTGAATGGAGTAGGTCCTCATATGGGTTCAGTCCATTGCAAAGTGAGTTCCTGACAAAACCATGTGCCTCCAAAGGATGGCAACCATTGGTGCCGCTGCCACACTTGCTCAGCGACTTGGATAGGCAATCCTCTACCAAGCTGCCAGAATACAATCTTCCGTTGCGCTGCAGCTGATGTCCCAAGAAACCAATCTGCTCCACTACTTTGGTCATGGCTGAATCTCTCTTTTGGTCAACCAAGAAGCGAATGTCAGAAGAAGTAATGAAGTCCACAATTGGTTTCGGTAACTTGTCAAGATCAAGTGTCTGATTCTGAATTGTCTGTGGTATTGGATTCTGGACGTTGAAGTCTCTCAGGCTTATGCTGAAACCATCAGTAAATAATGATTCCATTAGTAGGGGCTGCAGAAGATTCAGAAATTCTATGGCCTCCCTTGGATTCTTCGTGGACAGAACTGATGAGATGGTAATAGTGCCAGCAACCAAGTCTCTGATTAATAATTTGTTTTCCTGTGGTAGTACCGTCTCTAGAATCTGAGCGAAACTCCACTCTGGTCCACCTGATAATCGCTTCTTGGGAATCAACCCTGCCGTGAACATTGCATTTAAAAGTTCATTGGCCTCCCTTCTATAGTACTTTCTAGCAGACATTTTCTTTAAAGCTAGCAAGCAATCATTCTTGAGCTGAAAATTCAGCTTTGCATTGTGAGAGCTGACCAGCTGCTTCTCCACTGTGAAGAGCTCTATAGCTTCAGTCCTTGCTGACAGTGACCTTGGGAAGAAAATGTGGGCACAGTCGCCATCGAAATCTGCCCCAAGTGGTCCACATATGAGTGGGTTGATCTTGATGGTGTGATCAGTATGTACACGGACATACATTGCTTGGACCGAGTGCTTGTCGGTGCTTGGTGGCCTGTTGACAAATACCGCATCTCCATCCAGAATTCTCCGGTTGACCGGCTCACCAACCTTTAGTATGGTCCGTTTCTTATTTGCTTTCCCCACATCCAAGGAGTGCGTGATAGAATTAGCATCTTCATGTGTCAGGCAAAGATCTCTACCCATCATGCCTTGCAGCTGAGCAATGTTGTAGTCTGTCACACGCTCTTGTACCGACATTCGCCTTGCTACTTCATCAGGCACTCCTACCACATTCATAGGAATGTATGGGTCACCTGTGATCACACCACGGCATGAGAAGCTTGAGCTCTTGCTGATACATAGCGACTTCATCTTTTGCTGCCATTGTTTTGTTGCAGGCAGACTTTTAAAGGTGATATCTTGAGGACCCTATGAAAGATACATGACACCAGATATGAACACACAGTTTTGATCAAGTAGATAGGATGCACTTCATTTACATATTATCTGTTAGATAACTAAAAGTAACTAGCTCTCTCAGGATCAATGCGCACACACTTGCACTGGGAAGGCTCACGTACACTACTAACTTTGAAGCTTCATTGCTTGGGTTTACAAGAGATGGATGCATGCCCTTTTATAGGGGATTACAAGATAGGTTGGTgctgcacgtgtacagccacctcaCACACCTAGGACATCCACCTCATACACCTAGAAACTAGCTAGTACCACGTACACACATGCTAGAAGGTAGTACTTGATTACAACTCAAACATATTCACTACACGCAGGTACGTTAGCTACTAAGCTAACTAGCCTTGCCGACGTCTGTTGATATTTTTACTGCTCAAGATATTTCTACTCTCCATGGATACATGCACTGCTGACATCCTTTGATATTATTCGTACACTGCCTTCATGCAGCAAGATTATATGTAACATTATCTACATACCCTTGCTGTTCCTGCATGCTTGATGTAGTCAGCAATGGCAACCTGAAGATCATCTGCTTCCACCTCATGTTCTTGGAAGGTTGGGGGGCCAACCCTTGAGCTGTTGATTCCATGTACGTTGAGTACGATTTTCCTCAGCAAGTTTGTGGAGGCATCCTAAAGAAGGGAGAGAAAAATTCAGGAGTGAGGATGAAATGAAGGAAATTCTGATGCAACCAAAAGTAGATGAGTGATGAGTCTCAAAAGGTACTTACCGGAGAGCACATGAGTGTTTCATCTAAAACATTGTAAGCGCGGAGGCAGTTTGGTGGAACAGGGAGATTGCTCATCACAAATCCATCCTGAAGAATATATCCTTTAGCAGCAATCTGGCTTCTTGTTTTTTCAGAGATCTTCTCCATTATTTTCTGAACCTAAGAAACAGAAGAACAAAATGTGAGTATCTCTAGCACCTATTAATTCTGAAGTATTCATTAATTTGTCTTGTCTTAACAAGTTCTAATGCAAAGCAGAGCAACTAAGTTCTGAGACTTTTGTTCTACATCCTCCTCCCTTGCAGGGTGGCTAGTACTAGTACCTCTTCGGCGAATAAACGACGGTAGTGAGAGCTGCCCTTCGTGTGAAAGCCAAATTGATCGAGGAAGCTCCAAAATCCCTCTTCCAGTTCTTTCCTGGATGGCACTCTCAGCTCCAAGGTAAGGGCTCCATTGGATTTCTTGACTTTTGCAACATGTATTGGAGGGAGATCCTGGAAGAAGAGGAATGCAGAATTTGACAAAGGAAATAATAGTGGCTGGTTAGTTGGAAAGCTTAAGGAAAACAACACTCAGAAACCTACAACGAATAACTAACACCAGCCGTTAATAACCTAACTAATAGTCTTAATTTAACCTTGAACTTCGAGTTGAGATTGTACTGTTTGAGGATTTGGGTAATGTGGATGTGGTGCCATTTTTGCATAACAAATGTCTAGGCTACTGAACCATGTGTGTTTAATAAAGCATGGCATCTGCTTACTTCGGAGATAATTGATATTGTAGTTGCTGCATGCATTTTGAACTCTGCACCTGTtgcttttgaattaaatcatacatcTTTCTGGGAAGATCCAAGTTATGCTCGTCCACTTGTTTTGTATTTAACTGCTTAATGCTATCTCTGCAGCAGCAACCTTTGAACGATTCAGTTAAGATCTATCTAGCAATTGATCCGGCTACCTTATACATATGAATGTGTATATTATGCAGACCAACCCGGCCCTACTAATGCAACTTAGAGGAGACTTGAACAGTTTGATCTTCTTTGTCAGTTATCACTTAATTACCTGACAATATGAACATGAGGTGAAGTTGCTCTCCTTTTCCACATTTTTCTGTTTCTGTTGCAAATTACAGAACTTCCATGTTAATTCTAGCCACTAAATCACTCATCGAAGTATGCCTGGGGAGGATTTAATTTCTGCATGTACCTTGGAGTTCTTGAACTGGAGGCAGCTGAAGCAGATCATGTTGAGTATCTTCGTCAGCTCGGAGATATGGCTCGGGTGGTAGACGGATACGGGCAGTTTGATGAACCCGAAATGACCTTGAGCCAGCCATGAGAAGATGAGTTTGTCAGAATTTTATTTGAAGATGCAGTATGTATACATATGGGCACACTGTCTCTGATTCAGTATCTTAGGTAAAAAATTGCAGAAGTTAACATGGACATGTAAATTTCCATATATTTCAGTATGTATACAACACTATACTGAGCAGCCAGCTGAGCCAGGTGTGACCATTACCATATGAAACAATTTATGTTCCTAGAAAGTGATCTAACCGAGGTAACTACTTACGTCATGTTCCAGTAAACTGACTTAGATGAATATTTTCCAGGTGGAAAGAGAAGCTGTGACCATGGCAAAGTTTTTGACTATTTCCGGAAGCATAGGAGAGCGCGAGATATCTCTCAGTTGATTGAGGTAAATGCTGCAGAGTTGATTTTACCAAGAATGTCTCTGACGATGTATAACACTCAAGTGAGTAGTCATTTCAGCTGTGACTTGAATAATTGCTGCGACCATATCGTATCCATCTACTTGTGTTCCGACAAAGTGATCTTACCTAAATAACTACTTGTGTTCCAATAAACTGAACTTTAGTTGAATATCGTTCAGTTTGGTTTTATCTAGTTTCAGGAACCAGAACAATTATCTCAAATTTGGTTCTGAACTTATCACAGACTGAACTGTTCTTGCATGGGTAACGCACGCTGAACTAGCTAGCTCACCAAAAAGTGAACTGTAGTTGAATATCGTTCAGTTAATTTGGTTCTATTTAGTTTCAGGAACCTGAAAAATTATCTCCAGTTCGGTTCTGAACTTGTCACACACTGAACTCTTTATGCAGGATTATCACACATTGAACTAGCTAGCTGACCAGAAAAATTAGGTGCATGTTTGTAGACGTGAAGTAGCACCCACTATCCATGTTAACTTAAAGAGAGAGATACAACCTTGTTTGTAGAAAATCTAAAAAAA contains:
- the LOC119280278 gene encoding DNA-directed RNA polymerase V subunit 1-like, encoding MVATIVQVRAQPMEEEFPVTHPSQLAGNPTLGLPLQLGHCDSCGATDLAKCQGHFGFIKLPVSVYHPSHISELTKILNMICFSCLQFKNSKKQKNVEKESNFTSCSYCQDLPPIHVAKVKKSNGALTLELRVPSRKELEEGFWSFLDQFGFHTKGSSHYRRLFAEEVQKIMEKISEKTRSQIAAKGYILQDGFVMSNLPVPPNCLRAYNVLDETLMCSPDASTNLLRKIVLNVHGINSSRVGPPTFQEHEVEADDLQVAIADYIKHAGTARGPQDITFKSLPATKQWQQKMKSLCISKSSSFSCRGVITGDPYIPMNVVGVPDEVARRMSVQERVTDYNIAQLQGMMGRDLCLTHEDANSITHSLDVGKANKKRTILKVGEPVNRRILDGDAVFVNRPPSTDKHSVQAMYVRVHTDHTIKINPLICGPLGADFDGDCAHIFFPRSLSARTEAIELFTVEKQLVSSHNAKLNFQLKNDCLLALKKMSARKYYRREANELLNAMFTAGLIPKKRLSGGPEWSFAQILETVLPQENKLLIRDLVAGTITISSVLSTKNPREAIEFLNLLQPLLMESLFTDGFSISLRDFNVQNPIPQTIQNQTLDLDKLPKPIVDFITSSDIRFLVDQKRDSAMTKVVEQIGFLGHQLQRNGRLYSGSLVEDCLSKSLSKCGSGTNGCHPLEAHGFVRNSLCNGLNPYEDLLHSISAREKTIRASKGLVEPGVLFKNMMAMLRDVVACYDGTIRNLCGNSVVKFDSTNSSSSVTPGDPVGILAATAVTNAAYKAVLDPNQNNMASWDSMKEVLLTRASSRNENDQKIILYLSKCSCGDNFCMERASLAVQACLKRTEVEDCATEISIHYQQQNIQPTHGLVGHIHLDKKQLDEMNISMEGILQKCQKEIYRCRKNKGQVNQLMKRVVISSECMCYQDADDEEQVSCLQFFLTESVTTRMDESSARVVQLMANTISPILLDTIIKGDPRVQEVNIIWVEPQDTCWVQNSGIEQKGELALVITMDKNSTGESGDVWGTAMDACTPVMDLIDTTRSVPYSIQRVQEGFGISSAFGRVTQHLSKAVGMVTKSVLEEHLTTVASSMTCTGNLHGFNSYGYKATFKSLKIQAPFMKATLAVSPPFNFVFNSPLVQQTFHLPMFSHVCSMQLFSPFSSEPLCLLQSAGNENLGGYGLYEYLTEVETTRAAEDNMIVPYGSCLYDVDNLEEDGIEEDEVLCLGGNSPITWTDRPKANLLLHDLQGWRAEQGHQKVPVANGQHGKHVATESSGTSGWNQRSSTTKVYQRRQRNSNWSSDATQQDGNPSWNKAYVAGPSNFAITGPSSGASGWNQSSSTTKVYKRRQFDSNWSSDATQQDGNPSWKKANVAGQGNFAITGPSSSGGWSRKTNNLARGRGGGRGAIWKSEGSHRGGNSRWKAQRANTTSAPNFQNSGPSNFGGQNIKTGNLGPCRGRGPAWRSNGPNRGGGNSGQRGSSNFTLAEQQIHAQVDPIMKEVKRIIRESRYNI